TAAAATTTTTTCTTAAAAATATTTTCTTGTGAAAGAATATAAAAATCCTTTGGTAGAACGATATAGTAGCAAAGAAATGTTATATAATTTTTCTCCAGAAAAAAAATTTACTACTTGGAGAAAATTATGGTTCTATTTAGCAGAAATACAAAAAGAATTAGGATTAAATATCAGCGATGAACAAATACATGATCTAAAAAATCATTTATATGATATTGATTGGGATAGAGTTTCTTTTTTTGAAAAAAAATTTCGTCATGATGTAATGGCACATTTATATGCTTTTGGAGAAAAAGCGAATAAAGCAAAATCTATTATTCATTTAGGTGCTACAAGTGCATTTTTAGGAGATAATACAGATATTATTTTGATTCGTGATGGATTAGAAATTTTACTTAAAAAATTGATAAACTTAATTTTTCGTATGAGAAATTTTTCACTAGAATATCATAAAGTTCCTACTTTAGCTTTTACACATTATCAACCTGCTCAGTTAACTACTGTAGGAAAACGATCTTCTTTATGGATACAAAGTTTACTTTTAGATCTAGAAGAATTAGAATTTAGATTAAAAAATATTCGTTTTAGAGGAGTAAAAGGAACTGTTGGATCAGCTGATAGCTTTAAAGAATTATTTCATGGAGATTTACAAAAAGTAAAATATTTAGAAAAAAAAATATCTAATAAATTTGGATTTCCAAATTTTTTTTCAATTACGGGACAAACTTATGACAGAAAAATCGATTCTCAAGTATTAAATTTATTATCTAATATTTCTCAATCTTCTCATAAGTTTAGCAATGATTTACGTTTATTGCAAAATTTAAAAGAAATGGAAGAGCCTTTTGAAGAACATCAAATTGGATCTAGTGCTATGGCTTATAAACGTAATCCTATACGTAGTGAAAGAATAGCTTCTTTAGCAAAATTTGTTATTTCTTTATCAAATAGTTCATATATGGTTGCAGCTACTCAATGGTTAGAACGTACTTTAGATGATTCTGCTAATAGAAGATTAGTTATAGGACAATCATTTTTAGCTGTAGACGCTATTTTAATGATTTGGAATAATATATTAGAAAATATTATTGTATATCCTAAAATCATTGAAAAACATATTCAAGAAGAACTTCCATTTTTAATTACTGAATACATTATTATAGAATGTGTAAAAAATGGAGCAGATAGACAAGAAATTCATGAAAGAATACGAATTCATTCTATGAAAACAAATTTAAAAATAAAATTAGAAGGAAAAAAAAATGATTTTATTAAACGTATTTTACAGGATAAAAAAATACCAATTTATGAAAAAAAAATGAATCAAATGCTCAATTCTAAAAATTTTATAGGATTTTCTTCAGATCAAACTTTAGAATTTATTGAAAAAGAAGTTAATCCAATATTAGATCGATTCCATCATTTAATTGATGATGATATATCCAATATGGATAGAAAAATTTAATAAATTAAATTATCTATTTGAATAATGAATTTCAGAATTTATATACAAAAAAAAAATCCTTTTGATATTGATTCTAGAAAATTATATCATAAATTAAAAAATTTAAATATTTCTTTATCTAAAGTGATTATTTATCATATATATGATATTTTTTATATAAAAAAAGAACTTTTTTTAGAAAGTTTATCAAAAATTTTTGTAGATCCTGTAACAGATATTTTACATAAAAAAATGAATTGGAATAATTCATATTATATAGAAAAATTTACAAAAAAATGTAATAATCGTGCAAATGCAGCTGTACAATGTATAAAAATTTTGGATTTTAAATCAAAATCTAATAATGTTTTAGTAAGAAGTAATCAATTAATAGAGTTAATTGGAATAAATAAAAATCAAGATTTTTATAAAATAAAGAAATATTTTAATAATAATAATAATTATAAAAATAATGATAATAAAAAATATAAAGTTAAAATTGTAGAAAATTTTATAAATTTTTCTTTCGAAAAAATAAAAAAATTTCATAATAATTCTAATCTATCTATAGATATAAACGATTTATTATTTATACAAAAATATTTTATTCAAGAAAAAAAAAATCCAACAGAAGAAGAATTTAAGATATTGGATACTTATTGGTCTGATCATTGTAGACATAAAACATTTTATACAAAATTAGTAAACATATCTTTTGATGGTTTTTTAAAAAAAACATATCAAAAAATTTTTAAAAAATATTTAAAAGATAAAGATTCAATAGGAAAATCAAAAGATCCCATTAATTTTATGGATTTATCTAATTTACCTTCTAAAATTTTTTATAAAAAAGGAAAATTAAAAAATTTTGTTTTATCTCATGAACATAATGCGTGTGTTATTATGATAGATGTTGATATTATAGGTTGCAAAAAAAAAGAAAAATGGTATTTATTTTTTAAAAATGAAACACATAATTATCCTACAGAAATTGATCCTTTTGGTGGAGCTTCTACTTGTATAGGAGGTGCTATTAGAGATCCATTATCAGGAAGAGCTTTTGTTTATCAAGGACTAAGATTAAGTGGATCCTCTGATCCTACAATATCAAAAACTATTGATAAAAAATTGCCACAAGATCAAATATGTTTAGAATCAGCTTATGGTTTTAGTTCTTATGGTAACCAAGTAGGATTAGCTACAACTCATGTTAATGAAATTTATCATGAAGGGTATAGAGCAAAAAGAATGGAAATGGGTATGGTTATTGGTGCTGTTCCTGTTCATTTTATAAAACAGGAAAAACCAAAAAAAGGAGATATAATTTTATTGATTGGAGGATTAACAGGAAAAGAAGGAATAGGAGGAGCTATTGATTCTTCTAAGGAAGACGATAATAGTGATAAAAAAAATATACAAAAAGGACAAAAAGGAAATCCAATAATAGAAAGAAAAATACAAAGATTTTTTAGAAAAAAAGAAGTCATATCTTTAATAAAAAAATGTAATGATTTTGGAGCAGGTGGAGCTGCAGTTGCTATAGGAGAATTAAGTAATAGTTTGATATTATATTTAGATAAAATACCTATAAATGAGAAAATGAATGCACTTGAAATTGCTCTTTCAGAATCTCAAGAACGTATGGCTGTATTATTAGATTATAACAATGTTGAAAAATTTATTGATTTAGCTCATGAAGAAAATATTATGTCTACACCTATAGGTAGAGTAACTGATAATGACCGTATTATTTTTTATTATAAAAAAAAAGAAATTTTTAATATAAAAAGTTCTTTTATGAATACAAGGGGATATCATAAAGAACAATCTGTTATTATTAGTTCTCCAACTTTAATTTCTCCTTTTAAAAAATCAAAAAAATTTTTATTTAATAAAAAAACATTTTTAAATACTCTTTCTAAATTAAATATAGCTTCTCAAAAAAATTTAATAGAAATGTTTGATAGTACTGTAGGTGCTACTACAGTTTTAATGCCTTTTGGTGGAAAATATCAAATGACACCATGTGAAGGGAGTGTACAAAAAATTCCTGTTTTAAAAGGAACTACAAATACGGTTAGTTTAGCTGCTTGGGGTTTTCATCCTGAAATTTCTTCTTGGAGTCCTTTTCATGGAGGAGCTTATGCAATTGTAGAATGTATTTCTAAAATTGTTTCGATGGGAGGAAATTATAAAAATTCCTATTTTAGTTTTCAAGAATATTATCAAAAATTAGGAAATGATCCAAAAAATTGGGGAAAACCTTTTTCTGCTTTATTGGGAGCTTATCATGCTCAAATGTCTTTAGGATTAGTTTCTATTGGAGGAAAAGATTCTATGTCCGGAACATATAAAAATATACATGTTCCTCCGACATTCATTGCTTTTGGAGTTTCGACTGGTTCTTGTTTAAATATTATTTCTCCTGAATTTAAAAAAATAGGAAATAAAATTTATTTATATTATCATCGTTCATTAGAAAATGAAATGCCAGATTTTCATTCTATAAAAAAAGCTTATAATCAAATTTATAAAGGAATTTGTTCAGGAAAAATTGTTTCAGTAAAAACAGTAAAAGATGGAGGAATTTCTATTGCTATTGCAAAAATGGCATTTGGAAATCATTTAGGAGTAATTATAAATTGTAAAGAGCATTTATTTGAAATGAATATAGGATCCTTAATTATAGAATCTTCATATCCAATGTCAGATAATTTTATTCAAATAGGAGAAATTACTTCTTCTAAATCATTAAATTTTAATGGAATATCTATTGATATTGATGAATCAATAAAAAATTGGATAAAAACTTTTACTCCTATTTTTTCTTATAATGAAATTAAAAGTAAAATTAAAAAAAATAAAAATATTAAAAAAAAAGAAAAAATAATTTATAAAAAACAAAAAAATAATACCATAATATGGAAATGTAAATTTAAAAAAAAAGGAATACCACGCGTATTTATTCCAATATTTCCTGGAACAAATAGTGAATTCGAATCTATTCGTGCATTTGAAAAAGCGGGATCTATAGTAAATACTTTTGTATTTAAAAATTTGAATAATAAAGATATTATTGAATCTATATTTTCTATTAAAAAATATATAGAATCTGTTCAAATATTTATGCTTTGTGGAGGATTTAGTGCTGGAGATGAACCAGATGGATCAGCAAAATTTATTGTATCTATATTACATAATCCATATATTATGGATGCTATTCAAAATTTTCTTAGTAAAGATGGATTAATATTAGGTATTTGTAATGGATTTCAAGGATTAATTAAATCTGGATTATTACCTTATGGTAAAATTGGGTTAAGAAATTATAAATCGCCTACATTAACTTATAATAAAATAGAAAAACATATATCTCAATGTGTTAATATAAAAGTTATTTCTGATAAATCTCCATGGTTAAATGGTATGAAAAATAAAATATATACTCTTCCCATATCACATAGTGAAGGAAGATTTTATGCTAAAAAAGAAATTACAAATATTTTATTTCAAAAAAATCAAATTGCTACACAATATGTTGATTTATGTGGTAATCCTAGTTTAGAAAGATTATATAATCCCAATGGATCTGTTGACGCTATAGAAGGATTATTAAGTGAAAATGGAAAAATTTATGGTAGGATGACTCATCCAGAACGTTATGAACATGGTTTATTAAAAAATATACATAATGTTCATGAACATTCTATTTTTAGAAATGCAGTACAATATTTTTTATAAAAAATTAAATCATATTATATGAGTATGAAAGTCGCTATATTTATTGGAAGTGCTTCTGATAAACAAGTAATGAAAGAAGCAACTGAAATACTAAAAAAATTTAATATAAATTATATATCTTATATAATTTCTGCACATAGACTTCCTGACATTTTATCAAATACCATAAAAAAAATAGAAAATGAAGGAATTGATTTAATTATTGCAGGAGCTGGATTATCTGCTCATTTACCTGGAATTATATCGTCAAAAACGATATTACCTGTAATAGGAGTTCCTATATGTAATAATAATGGATTATTAGGAGGAATAGATGCTCTTTTTTCTATGGTTCAAATGCCTAAAGATGTACCTATTGCTACGGTAGGTATAAATAATTCTTATAATGCTGCTTTGTTAGCCGTTCATATTTTATCTATAAAAAATAAAGATCTTAAAAAATCATTGCTAGAATTTCGAATAAAAAAAAGAAAAAAATTAATAAATGAAATAGAGCAATATTTATAATTATGAAATCTGTAATTAAAAAAAATCTTTTTTTAGAAGGAAAAACAAAAAAAATATATAACACTAATAATCCATTTCAAGTATTAATTCATTATAAAGATAATATAACTGCTTGTAATGGATTACAAAATAAATTTTTACAAGATAAAGGAATTTTAAATAATGAAATAAGTACATTAGTATTTAAATTTATTAATTCTTGTGAAATTAAAACTCATTTTATACGAAAAATAAATAATCGAGAACAGTTATGTCATAAAGTAGATATAATTCCTTTAGAATTTGTCGTTCGAAATATTGTAGCTGGAAGTATGTCGAAACGTTTAAATATTAAAGAAGGGGTTCGTTTATTAAATCCAATTTTTGAAATTTTTTATAAAAACGATAAATTAAAAGATCCATTGATTAATGATCATCATGCTGTATTTTTAGGAATTATTTCTTATGAAGAACTCAATAATATTTATAAGATTATATCGAATGTCAATAATATTATTAAAAAATATTTTTTAGATAAAAATATTATTTTAGTAGATTTTAAAATAGAATTTGGTAAAGATCATAAAAATAATATTTTACTTTCTGATGAAATTACTCCTGATACTTGTCGTTTTTGGGATAAAAAAAC
The sequence above is a segment of the Blattabacterium cuenoti genome. Coding sequences within it:
- the purC gene encoding phosphoribosylaminoimidazolesuccinocarboxamide synthase, giving the protein MKSVIKKNLFLEGKTKKIYNTNNPFQVLIHYKDNITACNGLQNKFLQDKGILNNEISTLVFKFINSCEIKTHFIRKINNREQLCHKVDIIPLEFVVRNIVAGSMSKRLNIKEGVRLLNPIFEIFYKNDKLKDPLINDHHAVFLGIISYEELNNIYKIISNVNNIIKKYFLDKNIILVDFKIEFGKDHKNNILLSDEITPDTCRFWDKKTMKKLDKDLFRMKLQEDVLDIYMEILKRLNVK
- the purE gene encoding 5-(carboxyamino)imidazole ribonucleotide mutase — encoded protein: MKVAIFIGSASDKQVMKEATEILKKFNINYISYIISAHRLPDILSNTIKKIENEGIDLIIAGAGLSAHLPGIISSKTILPVIGVPICNNNGLLGGIDALFSMVQMPKDVPIATVGINNSYNAALLAVHILSIKNKDLKKSLLEFRIKKRKKLINEIEQYL
- a CDS encoding phosphoribosylformylglycinamidine synthase, which translates into the protein MNFRIYIQKKNPFDIDSRKLYHKLKNLNISLSKVIIYHIYDIFYIKKELFLESLSKIFVDPVTDILHKKMNWNNSYYIEKFTKKCNNRANAAVQCIKILDFKSKSNNVLVRSNQLIELIGINKNQDFYKIKKYFNNNNNYKNNDNKKYKVKIVENFINFSFEKIKKFHNNSNLSIDINDLLFIQKYFIQEKKNPTEEEFKILDTYWSDHCRHKTFYTKLVNISFDGFLKKTYQKIFKKYLKDKDSIGKSKDPINFMDLSNLPSKIFYKKGKLKNFVLSHEHNACVIMIDVDIIGCKKKEKWYLFFKNETHNYPTEIDPFGGASTCIGGAIRDPLSGRAFVYQGLRLSGSSDPTISKTIDKKLPQDQICLESAYGFSSYGNQVGLATTHVNEIYHEGYRAKRMEMGMVIGAVPVHFIKQEKPKKGDIILLIGGLTGKEGIGGAIDSSKEDDNSDKKNIQKGQKGNPIIERKIQRFFRKKEVISLIKKCNDFGAGGAAVAIGELSNSLILYLDKIPINEKMNALEIALSESQERMAVLLDYNNVEKFIDLAHEENIMSTPIGRVTDNDRIIFYYKKKEIFNIKSSFMNTRGYHKEQSVIISSPTLISPFKKSKKFLFNKKTFLNTLSKLNIASQKNLIEMFDSTVGATTVLMPFGGKYQMTPCEGSVQKIPVLKGTTNTVSLAAWGFHPEISSWSPFHGGAYAIVECISKIVSMGGNYKNSYFSFQEYYQKLGNDPKNWGKPFSALLGAYHAQMSLGLVSIGGKDSMSGTYKNIHVPPTFIAFGVSTGSCLNIISPEFKKIGNKIYLYYHRSLENEMPDFHSIKKAYNQIYKGICSGKIVSVKTVKDGGISIAIAKMAFGNHLGVIINCKEHLFEMNIGSLIIESSYPMSDNFIQIGEITSSKSLNFNGISIDIDESIKNWIKTFTPIFSYNEIKSKIKKNKNIKKKEKIIYKKQKNNTIIWKCKFKKKGIPRVFIPIFPGTNSEFESIRAFEKAGSIVNTFVFKNLNNKDIIESIFSIKKYIESVQIFMLCGGFSAGDEPDGSAKFIVSILHNPYIMDAIQNFLSKDGLILGICNGFQGLIKSGLLPYGKIGLRNYKSPTLTYNKIEKHISQCVNIKVISDKSPWLNGMKNKIYTLPISHSEGRFYAKKEITNILFQKNQIATQYVDLCGNPSLERLYNPNGSVDAIEGLLSENGKIYGRMTHPERYEHGLLKNIHNVHEHSIFRNAVQYFL
- the purB gene encoding adenylosuccinate lyase, with product MKEYKNPLVERYSSKEMLYNFSPEKKFTTWRKLWFYLAEIQKELGLNISDEQIHDLKNHLYDIDWDRVSFFEKKFRHDVMAHLYAFGEKANKAKSIIHLGATSAFLGDNTDIILIRDGLEILLKKLINLIFRMRNFSLEYHKVPTLAFTHYQPAQLTTVGKRSSLWIQSLLLDLEELEFRLKNIRFRGVKGTVGSADSFKELFHGDLQKVKYLEKKISNKFGFPNFFSITGQTYDRKIDSQVLNLLSNISQSSHKFSNDLRLLQNLKEMEEPFEEHQIGSSAMAYKRNPIRSERIASLAKFVISLSNSSYMVAATQWLERTLDDSANRRLVIGQSFLAVDAILMIWNNILENIIVYPKIIEKHIQEELPFLITEYIIIECVKNGADRQEIHERIRIHSMKTNLKIKLEGKKNDFIKRILQDKKIPIYEKKMNQMLNSKNFIGFSSDQTLEFIEKEVNPILDRFHHLIDDDISNMDRKI